In Niallia sp. FSL W8-0635, one genomic interval encodes:
- a CDS encoding Zn-dependent hydrolase, giving the protein MEGQKILVNGERLKASLEKFADFGRTENNGVTRLALSKEDEEARNYFQSCCEELGMTISIDDMGNMYALLEGETEKPPIVMGSHLDSVKKGGRFDGVFGVAAGLEVIRTIVDNNIKPMIPLMLVNFTNEEGARFEPSMMASGVITGKFNKELMMQKRDENGISFEQALKSIGYDGDYNNRLKKATALLEMHIEQGPVLEAEKLNIGIVECVVGMVCYEITVSGDSNHAGTTPMSMRNDALFAANNVITQIREKLGKLDKELVFTIGRMNTYPNIHTVIPNKVVFTLEARHKDTLIMKQVESVIKALDTTAELEGCSMTAIKLWDRNTVWFDETILEHIEKSVNSLKYSYKTMASGAGHDAQFMASIVPTAMIFVPSINGKSHCEEELTRWEDCEKGVNLLLETVLSLEK; this is encoded by the coding sequence ATGGAAGGACAAAAGATATTAGTGAATGGAGAACGGTTAAAAGCTTCATTAGAGAAATTTGCTGATTTTGGTCGGACCGAAAATAATGGGGTTACTAGACTTGCTTTATCGAAAGAGGATGAGGAGGCTAGAAATTATTTTCAAAGTTGTTGTGAGGAACTGGGGATGACTATTAGCATTGATGATATGGGAAATATGTATGCACTTTTGGAAGGAGAAACAGAGAAACCGCCAATTGTAATGGGATCTCATTTAGATTCTGTGAAAAAGGGTGGTCGATTTGATGGCGTATTTGGAGTAGCTGCTGGTCTTGAAGTAATCAGAACGATTGTAGACAATAACATTAAACCAATGATTCCATTAATGCTTGTTAATTTCACCAATGAGGAAGGGGCAAGGTTTGAACCTTCTATGATGGCTTCCGGGGTTATTACAGGAAAATTTAATAAAGAATTAATGATGCAAAAAAGAGATGAAAATGGAATTAGTTTTGAACAGGCATTAAAATCGATTGGCTATGATGGAGATTATAATAATCGATTGAAAAAAGCTACAGCTTTATTAGAAATGCATATTGAACAAGGGCCAGTTTTAGAAGCAGAGAAGCTAAATATTGGTATTGTAGAATGTGTTGTTGGTATGGTCTGCTACGAAATAACAGTCAGTGGAGATTCGAATCATGCTGGCACGACGCCAATGTCGATGAGAAATGATGCTCTGTTTGCTGCTAATAATGTAATAACGCAAATAAGAGAGAAGCTTGGCAAATTGGATAAGGAATTAGTTTTTACGATAGGTAGAATGAATACCTATCCAAATATTCATACTGTTATTCCAAATAAAGTTGTTTTTACATTAGAGGCACGACATAAGGACACACTTATTATGAAACAGGTGGAGAGTGTAATTAAAGCTTTAGATACTACTGCTGAACTAGAGGGTTGCAGCATGACAGCAATAAAACTATGGGATAGAAATACTGTCTGGTTTGATGAAACGATTTTAGAGCATATAGAGAAGTCGGTAAACTCCTTAAAATATTCATATAAAACAATGGCGAGTGGTGCCGGTCATGATGCCCAATTTATGGCAAGTATTGTCCCTACAGCGATGATTTTTGTACCAAGTATAAATGGAAAAAGTCACTGTGAGGAGGAGCTTACACGATGGGAGGATTGTGAGAAGGGGGTAAATCTATTATTAGAAACGGTATTAAGCTTAGAGAAATAA
- a CDS encoding NCS1 family transporter, producing MSQKSNYLKSPDLLPISHEKRNIGPFGFAVIWVGMAIVLAAFAIGGGGIINLPLGMVILATILGSVAIGILMTIIGDIGVEHGLSFPVYMRAPFGTIGTHIPSVVRGVTAACWFGINTYFGSTAINAILNLLFGFDNWLLCFFLFAGLQLLNTSLGIKSIERFADLAAPIIILISCWMYVALSDKAIAEGKDVWTWVESPVTGGAAFTAFMVIVMSNMGFWATLAADMPSLSRFFKAPKEERNWFKRNKTQLLGSIVVMPIVNTFMIIIGAVSYMAVSNADPVVALQEAASGFALGILLLMIVLAQWSTNTSANVIPAATIFSNVGGPKMPFWVGVVIAGIIGVIAQPWSLFEVLNSALLVIGGILTSIVGILFADYYLLRKRRVNVIDLYEPHGQFRYMKGINLAGFIAWIVGGVLANLLSSYSSIVGFVVGAGLYYVLAKYWWFKKYPQAEIEDPSDEKYLGITVSHDWYIDGAEEEVSGLEDAIAERV from the coding sequence ATGTCCCAAAAAAGTAATTATTTAAAATCGCCTGATTTATTGCCAATTAGTCATGAAAAACGAAATATTGGTCCTTTTGGATTTGCGGTTATTTGGGTAGGAATGGCAATTGTGCTTGCGGCATTCGCTATTGGCGGAGGCGGAATAATAAACCTTCCTTTAGGAATGGTTATATTAGCAACTATTCTAGGTTCAGTAGCGATAGGAATATTAATGACCATTATTGGAGATATAGGGGTGGAGCATGGGCTCTCCTTCCCTGTATATATGAGGGCTCCTTTTGGAACAATTGGCACTCACATTCCTTCCGTTGTAAGGGGAGTTACTGCCGCCTGCTGGTTTGGAATCAATACGTATTTTGGTTCGACTGCCATTAACGCCATTCTAAACTTATTATTTGGCTTTGATAATTGGCTTTTATGCTTTTTTCTTTTTGCCGGATTGCAATTATTAAATACTTCTTTAGGCATAAAATCAATTGAACGATTCGCTGATTTAGCAGCGCCAATTATTATTCTAATCTCATGCTGGATGTATGTAGCTTTATCTGATAAAGCCATTGCAGAAGGAAAAGATGTATGGACATGGGTGGAAAGTCCTGTAACGGGGGGAGCTGCTTTTACAGCATTTATGGTAATTGTTATGAGCAATATGGGTTTTTGGGCAACTTTAGCTGCCGATATGCCTTCACTTTCTAGGTTTTTTAAAGCACCAAAGGAGGAAAGGAATTGGTTTAAACGAAATAAAACACAGCTATTAGGAAGTATCGTTGTGATGCCAATTGTGAACACATTTATGATTATCATTGGAGCAGTATCCTATATGGCTGTTTCTAACGCAGATCCTGTAGTTGCGTTGCAAGAAGCAGCAAGTGGTTTCGCATTAGGAATCTTATTATTAATGATTGTTCTTGCTCAATGGTCTACGAATACATCTGCCAATGTTATACCGGCAGCTACAATTTTTTCAAATGTTGGCGGACCGAAAATGCCGTTTTGGGTGGGAGTAGTGATTGCTGGAATTATTGGTGTGATTGCACAGCCATGGAGTTTATTTGAAGTGTTAAATAGTGCTTTGCTTGTTATCGGTGGAATTTTAACCTCAATTGTAGGGATTTTGTTTGCAGATTACTATCTTTTAAGAAAAAGAAGGGTAAATGTAATAGATTTATATGAACCACATGGACAATTTCGATATATGAAAGGCATAAATCTCGCAGGATTCATTGCTTGGATTGTCGGTGGCGTGCTTGCTAATCTGCTTTCCTCCTATTCGTCCATCGTTGGTTTTGTTGTAGGAGCTGGGCTTTATTATGTATTAGCGAAATATTGGTGGTTTAAAAAATATCCACAAGCTGAAATAGAAGATCCAAGTGATGAAAAATATTTAGGAATTACAGTCAGTCATGATTGGTATATTGATGGAGCAGAAGAGGAAGTTTCAGGGCTAGAGGATGCGATTGCGGAAAGAGTTTAG
- the hydA gene encoding dihydropyrimidinase yields MKKIIKNGCIVTATDTYVADIAIENGVITQIAENVTDLQSEIIDAKGLYVFPGGIDPHTHLDMPFGGTTTKDDFETGTMAAAFGGTTSIIDFCLTTKGSSLKSAVDAWHAKADEKAVIDYGFHLQIVEVTDQVLEELPEMITEEGITSLKVFMAYKNQFQADDETLFKTLIAAKELGALVMVHAENGDVIDYLVKKALAEGNTEPIYHALTRPPEAEGEATGRAATLTQLANSQLYVVHVSCAEAVKQLEEARKKGVDIWGETCPQYLVLDQTYLEKPNFEGAKYVWSPPLREAWNQEVLWNALKNGQLQTLGSDQCSFDFKGQKDLGKGDFSKIPNGGPIIEDRMSILFSEGVKKGKISINQFVEITSTRAAKLFGLYPKKGTIAIGADADIVLFNPEVERIISAESHHMAVDYNPFEGMEIEGEPITVLSKGEYVIKNKVFVGKAGNGQYLKRAKYGEVIPAKSESLTIK; encoded by the coding sequence ATGAAAAAAATAATTAAAAATGGCTGTATTGTGACGGCAACTGACACATACGTTGCAGATATCGCAATCGAAAATGGAGTAATTACGCAAATTGCTGAGAACGTAACAGACCTTCAGTCAGAAATCATTGATGCAAAAGGCTTATATGTTTTTCCAGGAGGCATCGATCCACATACGCATTTAGATATGCCTTTTGGTGGTACAACAACAAAGGATGATTTTGAAACAGGAACAATGGCTGCAGCATTTGGCGGCACTACTTCTATCATTGATTTTTGTTTGACTACAAAGGGAAGTAGCTTAAAAAGCGCAGTCGATGCTTGGCATGCTAAAGCTGATGAAAAAGCAGTGATTGATTATGGATTTCATTTGCAGATAGTAGAAGTAACGGATCAGGTGCTAGAGGAATTACCGGAAATGATAACTGAGGAAGGCATAACGTCTTTAAAAGTGTTTATGGCTTATAAGAATCAATTTCAAGCAGATGATGAGACATTGTTTAAGACACTCATAGCAGCAAAGGAATTAGGCGCATTAGTAATGGTTCATGCTGAAAATGGAGATGTAATTGATTATTTGGTAAAAAAAGCTTTGGCAGAAGGAAATACGGAACCCATTTATCATGCACTAACAAGACCACCGGAAGCAGAAGGGGAGGCAACAGGTAGAGCGGCAACTTTAACGCAGTTAGCTAATTCACAGCTTTATGTTGTTCATGTTTCCTGTGCGGAAGCAGTTAAACAATTAGAAGAAGCGAGAAAAAAAGGAGTAGACATTTGGGGAGAAACATGTCCGCAATATTTAGTATTAGATCAAACTTATTTGGAAAAGCCTAACTTTGAAGGGGCAAAATATGTTTGGTCTCCTCCATTAAGAGAAGCATGGAATCAAGAAGTGTTATGGAATGCATTAAAAAATGGCCAACTACAAACGTTAGGATCAGATCAATGTTCCTTTGATTTTAAAGGGCAAAAGGATTTAGGAAAAGGAGATTTTTCCAAAATACCGAATGGAGGTCCAATCATTGAAGATAGAATGAGTATTTTATTTTCAGAAGGAGTAAAAAAAGGGAAAATTAGCATCAATCAGTTTGTAGAGATAACTTCAACTAGAGCTGCCAAGTTATTTGGATTATATCCGAAAAAAGGAACGATTGCGATTGGTGCAGATGCTGATATCGTCTTATTTAATCCGGAAGTAGAAAGAATAATCTCTGCTGAATCCCATCATATGGCTGTTGATTATAATCCGTTTGAAGGCATGGAGATAGAAGGGGAGCCAATTACGGTATTATCTAAAGGGGAATATGTGATTAAAAATAAAGTATTTGTAGGGAAGGCTGGGAATGGTCAATATTTAAAGCGAGCAAAGTATGGAGAAGTAATACCGGCAAAAAGTGAATCTTTAACAATAAAGTAA
- the preA gene encoding NAD-dependent dihydropyrimidine dehydrogenase subunit PreA: protein MADLHVDLAGIQSPNPFWLASAPPTNSGYQVQRAFEAGWGGAVWKTLGEPILNVSSRFAAVSFNGQRVAGFNNIELITDRPLDINLKEIYETKKKFPNHAVVASLMVEPKQEKWHEIVKKVEAVGVDGLELNFGCPHGMAERGMGSASGQVPELVEKQTYWVKEVAKTPVIVKLTPNITDITATAEAAVNGGADSISMINTINSLAGVDIDTWDTIPHVAGKGAHGGYCGPAVKPIALHMVGECARNPLINIPISGIGGISNWQNAVEFMLMGATNVQICTAAMHHGFRIVEDMIDGLNNYLDDKQIPSVMELIGKSVPKYSDWGNLDLNYQMVAQINNDVCINCNKCHIACEDTSHQCIDMLKDSNGKSYLKVREEDCVGCNLCSIVCPVDGAIEMIEVANGMPPMTWNERQLAVSAFGIGNK, encoded by the coding sequence ATGGCAGACTTACATGTTGATTTAGCTGGTATTCAATCGCCGAATCCTTTTTGGCTAGCATCTGCTCCGCCAACGAACTCTGGTTATCAAGTGCAACGTGCGTTTGAAGCAGGATGGGGAGGTGCAGTATGGAAAACACTGGGAGAGCCGATTTTGAATGTTTCCTCTAGGTTTGCGGCCGTAAGTTTTAACGGGCAAAGAGTTGCGGGATTTAATAACATCGAATTAATCACCGACAGACCTTTAGATATAAATTTAAAAGAAATTTATGAAACTAAGAAAAAATTTCCGAATCATGCAGTAGTTGCTTCCTTGATGGTGGAACCAAAGCAAGAAAAATGGCATGAAATTGTGAAGAAAGTAGAGGCGGTAGGTGTTGATGGCTTAGAACTTAATTTTGGTTGTCCACATGGAATGGCCGAAAGAGGAATGGGATCTGCATCTGGGCAAGTGCCGGAATTAGTAGAAAAACAGACATATTGGGTGAAGGAAGTAGCAAAAACCCCAGTCATCGTAAAGTTAACCCCTAATATAACGGATATCACTGCCACGGCAGAAGCAGCAGTGAATGGAGGGGCAGATTCGATTAGTATGATAAATACAATCAATAGCCTGGCAGGAGTAGATATTGATACATGGGATACGATTCCCCATGTTGCTGGAAAAGGAGCACATGGGGGCTATTGTGGACCAGCTGTAAAGCCGATTGCTTTACATATGGTAGGAGAATGTGCAAGAAATCCCCTAATTAATATTCCTATTTCAGGAATCGGCGGAATCTCCAATTGGCAAAACGCAGTGGAGTTTATGCTAATGGGAGCAACAAATGTTCAAATTTGCACAGCTGCTATGCACCATGGTTTCCGAATCGTTGAAGATATGATTGATGGATTGAATAATTATTTAGATGATAAACAGATTCCATCTGTCATGGAATTAATAGGCAAATCTGTACCGAAATATTCAGACTGGGGAAATTTAGATTTAAATTATCAAATGGTTGCACAAATCAATAATGATGTTTGCATCAATTGCAATAAATGTCATATTGCTTGTGAAGATACAAGTCATCAATGTATTGACATGCTTAAGGATAGTAATGGAAAAAGCTATTTAAAGGTTAGGGAAGAGGATTGTGTAGGTTGCAATCTATGTTCGATTGTATGTCCAGTTGATGGGGCGATTGAAATGATAGAAGTAGCGAATGGAATGCCACCGATGACATGGAATGAACGCCAATTGGCTGTTAGTGCATTTGGGATAGGCAATAAGTAA
- a CDS encoding NAD(P)-dependent oxidoreductase: MRKSNVTFSYEQLLSNFSEVEASLSKQEALEEANRCLYCYDAPCITACPTGIDVPSFIKKIASGNLKGSAKTIMSANPVGASCSRVCPTEELCEGACVLNNSTKPIMIGNLQRYATDWAMKNNEVLFKRNVPPTNKSIAIVGGGPAGLSAARELALLGYNVTIFEAESNAGGLNTYGIVSFRLPKEVSYWEVEQVRNLEVKIRTNTRVGEDISVQEILENYDSVLLAIGMANVPNIGIPGESLIGVYDAIEFVKETKTKPLSTHLAGKKIAVIGAGNTAIDAATCSIRLGAENVKIVYRRTEAEMTAYDFEYEFAKQDGVEFRWLTAPKKIIGNEKGEVIGLECVKMMLGEPDVDGRRRPIEIENSTFILEVDAVIKAIGQSRYIDLIEEFGVEHDQGVVQIHSTTYQTSNRKVFACGDVIFGKGQGEAMVVSAAQQGKESAYRIHQSFLSKQMETA, translated from the coding sequence ATGAGAAAATCTAACGTTACGTTTTCTTATGAACAATTATTATCTAATTTCTCTGAAGTAGAAGCATCATTATCGAAACAGGAGGCATTAGAAGAAGCAAATCGTTGTCTTTATTGTTATGATGCACCTTGTATTACTGCTTGTCCAACTGGTATCGATGTACCTAGTTTTATTAAAAAAATAGCTTCAGGAAATTTGAAAGGATCTGCGAAAACAATTATGTCAGCTAATCCTGTCGGAGCAAGTTGTTCCAGAGTTTGTCCGACAGAAGAATTGTGTGAGGGAGCGTGTGTGCTGAACAACTCAACAAAACCAATTATGATAGGTAATCTTCAACGATATGCAACCGATTGGGCGATGAAAAATAACGAGGTACTCTTTAAACGCAATGTTCCTCCAACGAATAAAAGCATCGCAATTGTAGGTGGTGGTCCAGCAGGACTTTCAGCAGCAAGAGAACTGGCGTTACTCGGATATAATGTAACTATTTTTGAAGCAGAAAGTAATGCGGGAGGTTTAAATACATATGGGATTGTCTCTTTCCGTCTTCCGAAAGAAGTTTCTTATTGGGAAGTAGAACAAGTAAGAAATTTAGAAGTGAAAATCAGAACGAACACGAGAGTTGGGGAGGATATTTCCGTACAAGAGATTCTTGAAAACTATGACTCTGTTTTGTTGGCTATTGGAATGGCGAATGTACCGAATATAGGAATTCCAGGAGAATCGTTAATTGGCGTTTATGATGCAATTGAGTTTGTAAAAGAAACAAAGACGAAACCGTTATCGACGCATTTAGCTGGAAAGAAGATTGCTGTAATTGGTGCTGGAAACACAGCAATAGACGCGGCTACCTGTTCCATACGCTTAGGAGCTGAAAATGTCAAAATTGTCTATCGACGGACAGAAGCAGAAATGACGGCTTATGATTTTGAGTATGAATTTGCTAAACAGGACGGTGTTGAATTTAGATGGCTAACAGCTCCGAAAAAAATAATTGGGAATGAAAAGGGCGAGGTTATCGGTTTAGAGTGTGTGAAAATGATGCTTGGAGAACCAGATGTAGATGGTCGAAGAAGGCCAATTGAAATAGAAAACTCGACTTTTATATTGGAAGTGGATGCTGTTATTAAGGCGATTGGGCAATCCAGATATATCGATTTAATCGAGGAATTCGGAGTAGAACATGATCAAGGAGTTGTCCAAATTCATTCTACGACATATCAAACAAGTAATAGGAAGGTATTTGCTTGTGGTGATGTTATTTTTGGAAAAGGGCAAGGTGAGGCAATGGTTGTATCTGCAGCACAGCAAGGGAAGGAAAGTGCCTATCGTATTCACCAATCTTTTCTTTCAAAACAGATGGAAACTGCATAA
- a CDS encoding aspartate aminotransferase family protein yields the protein MEKAKVDSLIEKDQGNVWHHISPYVEENPAMIAVKGEGSWIIDHNGNRYLDGMSGLWCVNIGYGREELAKAAYDQMKELCYMPLTQSHIPAIKLAEKINEWLEGEYMIFYSNSGSDANEVAFKLIRQYHQQNGEHGRFKFISRHRAYHGSSMGALSATGQALRKYKYEPLASGFLHVTPPDSYRRPENMSVEAYHLMLIEELERKIIWEQKETIAGIIMEPFITGGGVLIPHQTYMEKVQELCKKYGILLIMDEVICGFGRTGKKFGHQHFNIKPDIVTMAKGLTSAYLPLSVTAVKKEIFEKFKGTEENVHFRHINTFGGNPSSCAVALKNLEILEKENLVEKSAQSGKYLLEQLKIGLNSHPNVGDIRGLGLVIGIELVEDKLSKVPVSPKFIAKIVTECKKEGLIIGKNGDTVDGYNNILTLSPPLSSTEDDLTFIVSILMKVLQNNQLAQKVLSK from the coding sequence ATGGAAAAAGCAAAGGTGGATTCATTAATCGAAAAGGACCAAGGCAATGTTTGGCATCACATTTCTCCATATGTTGAAGAGAACCCAGCAATGATTGCTGTTAAAGGGGAAGGATCATGGATTATCGATCATAATGGAAATCGCTATTTAGATGGAATGTCTGGACTTTGGTGTGTCAATATTGGCTATGGGAGAGAGGAATTGGCAAAAGCTGCTTATGACCAAATGAAAGAGCTATGCTATATGCCGTTAACACAGAGTCATATTCCAGCTATAAAACTTGCAGAGAAAATCAATGAATGGTTAGAAGGGGAATATATGATTTTCTATTCAAATAGTGGATCGGATGCGAATGAGGTTGCCTTCAAATTAATTCGTCAGTATCATCAGCAAAATGGAGAGCATGGTCGCTTTAAATTTATTTCTAGACATCGTGCCTATCACGGAAGTTCAATGGGGGCATTGTCGGCAACGGGACAGGCATTGCGAAAATATAAATATGAACCGCTTGCTAGTGGATTTCTTCACGTAACACCTCCTGATTCCTATCGCAGACCAGAAAATATGTCAGTGGAGGCGTATCATCTTATGCTGATTGAAGAATTGGAGAGAAAAATAATTTGGGAGCAAAAAGAGACAATCGCAGGGATTATTATGGAGCCATTCATTACAGGTGGTGGAGTATTAATACCGCACCAGACTTATATGGAAAAGGTACAAGAGCTTTGTAAGAAATATGGAATCTTACTTATCATGGATGAAGTTATTTGTGGGTTTGGAAGAACTGGTAAGAAATTCGGTCACCAACATTTTAACATTAAGCCGGATATTGTAACGATGGCCAAGGGACTAACTAGCGCTTATTTACCTTTATCTGTAACAGCTGTAAAAAAAGAAATATTTGAGAAGTTTAAAGGGACAGAAGAAAATGTCCATTTTCGCCATATTAATACATTTGGTGGGAATCCATCATCCTGTGCTGTAGCCTTGAAAAATCTCGAAATATTAGAAAAGGAAAATTTAGTAGAAAAATCTGCCCAAAGTGGAAAATATCTTTTAGAACAACTGAAAATTGGCTTAAATAGTCATCCGAATGTGGGAGATATAAGAGGATTAGGACTAGTCATAGGAATAGAGTTAGTCGAAGATAAACTTTCCAAAGTTCCTGTTTCCCCTAAATTTATAGCTAAGATTGTTACTGAATGTAAAAAAGAAGGACTAATTATTGGGAAAAACGGTGACACCGTTGATGGATACAATAATATTCTGACGCTTAGCCCACCTTTATCATCAACGGAAGATGACCTAACCTTTATTGTTTCTATCTTGATGAAAGTACTACAAAATAATCAATTGGCTCAGAAGGTTCTATCCAAATAG
- a CDS encoding PucR family transcriptional regulator: MVLGELTVKEALKRNTFQHAKVLTGVNGLNRVIKWCHILEVKDIDLFINGGELILTTGIGLLNSSNQSNYVETLINKHTAGLCIELGSFFQDIPSNLLSLAEKKNYPIIIFEKTVRFIDITQDIHSLLINRHHQNMLDLDRLSQNLNKLSLQPNGILKILQELSLYFQSPCFFITNNEKYYYPTNQGETERTIREYIHNHLNDTKELTTFPLNNKSYCLNTVRLFEQIWGYLLIENKQFPSTELTALMLDRASIALSHILLRNRTIEERKQSDEAELIHSLLNLDTLESNQLKNILPMYCFSHSFRLICWPLLEEEHGSTRKGDEFKLYLLTLLRPFFKKLGFHPVISYRHQELIVLIYMNPPKIEKINWQQITEKLTVLTEDYFPAQSIFGISSIHQEPIKAKTAYEEAKQIILLKQKKLIDCHNYEQIGIYHLILPLLKTKIMKEYIHIHLGKVMEYDRLNRSELLKTLAIYLDCNGNKKEASERLFIVRQTLYHRIDKLEGILGGNFMDSSNRLAIEVAIKAFYLEEEAIHFKEQIIADVK; encoded by the coding sequence ATGGTTCTTGGTGAATTAACAGTAAAAGAAGCATTAAAACGAAATACGTTTCAGCACGCGAAAGTACTGACAGGTGTAAATGGATTAAATAGAGTAATTAAATGGTGTCATATATTAGAAGTGAAAGATATCGATTTATTTATCAACGGAGGTGAATTAATTTTAACTACTGGTATTGGTTTATTAAATTCTAGTAATCAAAGTAACTATGTAGAAACATTGATAAATAAACATACTGCTGGATTATGCATTGAACTAGGCTCTTTTTTTCAAGATATCCCTAGTAATCTTTTATCGTTAGCAGAAAAAAAAAATTATCCAATTATTATTTTTGAGAAAACAGTAAGATTTATTGATATAACTCAAGATATTCATTCTCTGTTAATTAATCGTCATCATCAAAACATGTTAGATTTGGATCGCTTATCTCAAAATTTAAATAAGCTTTCCCTGCAACCAAATGGAATTTTAAAAATCCTTCAGGAGCTATCACTTTATTTCCAATCTCCTTGTTTTTTTATTACAAACAATGAAAAATACTATTATCCTACTAATCAAGGGGAAACAGAAAGAACCATTAGAGAATATATACATAACCATCTGAACGATACTAAAGAATTAACAACCTTTCCGTTAAATAACAAATCGTATTGCTTAAATACAGTACGACTATTCGAACAAATTTGGGGCTATCTTCTTATTGAAAATAAACAATTTCCCTCTACTGAGCTTACTGCCCTTATGTTAGATCGAGCATCCATCGCACTGTCTCATATTCTCCTACGCAATCGTACAATAGAAGAGCGGAAGCAAAGCGATGAGGCAGAGCTTATCCATTCACTCCTAAATTTGGATACCTTGGAAAGTAATCAGCTAAAGAACATTCTACCTATGTACTGTTTTTCCCATTCTTTCCGATTGATTTGCTGGCCACTACTAGAAGAAGAGCATGGGAGTACTAGAAAAGGAGATGAATTTAAACTCTACCTCTTAACTTTATTACGTCCTTTTTTTAAGAAATTAGGATTTCATCCAGTCATCTCCTACCGACATCAAGAATTAATAGTACTGATCTATATGAATCCCCCAAAAATAGAAAAAATAAATTGGCAACAAATCACTGAAAAATTAACAGTGCTTACAGAAGACTACTTTCCTGCACAATCTATTTTTGGCATTAGTTCTATCCACCAAGAACCAATAAAAGCAAAAACTGCCTATGAAGAAGCAAAGCAAATCATCCTATTAAAGCAAAAAAAATTAATTGATTGCCATAATTATGAGCAAATAGGAATTTATCATCTAATACTTCCTTTATTAAAAACGAAAATAATGAAAGAATATATCCACATTCATCTGGGAAAAGTGATGGAGTATGATCGATTGAATAGAAGTGAACTTCTTAAAACACTCGCCATCTATTTAGATTGTAACGGTAATAAAAAAGAAGCTTCCGAGCGATTGTTTATCGTGCGACAGACTCTTTATCACCGAATCGATAAGCTAGAAGGAATACTAGGCGGCAATTTTATGGATTCGTCTAATCGATTAGCAATAGAAGTTGCCATAAAAGCCTTTTACTTAGAAGAGGAAGCGATTCACTTTAAAGAACAAATAATTGCTGACGTAAAATAA
- a CDS encoding GerAB/ArcD/ProY family transporter, protein MKVQITNGMFMALIINMLYAKSIGMTQGIMAREVKGDIWLSTFFSTFQGLLLIALIVIVMRRIPEGDLIDQFHRILGKFPGKLVAISVFVFFVGAYGSIMATFVFHLKDYFLPEAPTILFVLAAFLIGVYAIHFGIEVVARMALIGVFSVIALNILLMLGSLSNFDIRELLPVFQSGFKETVWASRHHDTDYAMAAMMVCMILPLVRDKQTWIKSSTAGVFYGGMIIVMWPILETGVLTADVAAQYIVSCMQMARSAEIGLFIHRYEMIMIAFFALSILTQIIMTFLCSSIAVQKLLGLKDYRPVIIPVGLILSGSCYWLVKDHHRAMHFIEGPWVMLSIGTVVGLVSILCLAGLIFRKKWKTNYEVKQ, encoded by the coding sequence ATGAAAGTGCAAATTACCAATGGGATGTTCATGGCATTAATAATCAATATGCTTTATGCAAAATCTATCGGCATGACTCAAGGAATAATGGCGCGTGAAGTGAAAGGAGATATTTGGCTTTCAACGTTCTTTTCCACTTTTCAGGGTCTTCTTCTGATAGCACTAATCGTTATTGTGATGAGACGGATACCTGAAGGAGATTTAATTGATCAATTTCACCGGATTTTAGGGAAATTTCCCGGGAAACTTGTCGCTATTTCTGTGTTTGTTTTTTTTGTAGGAGCATATGGGAGTATTATGGCGACATTTGTTTTTCATTTAAAAGATTATTTCTTGCCGGAAGCTCCTACTATTTTATTTGTGTTAGCTGCTTTCTTAATAGGTGTTTATGCTATTCACTTTGGGATTGAAGTGGTCGCAAGAATGGCTTTAATTGGCGTATTCTCTGTTATTGCCTTAAATATCTTGTTAATGCTTGGATCTCTTAGTAATTTTGATATAAGAGAACTTCTGCCCGTTTTTCAATCTGGATTTAAAGAAACCGTATGGGCAAGCAGACATCATGATACGGATTATGCGATGGCTGCAATGATGGTATGTATGATTCTTCCTTTAGTAAGAGATAAGCAGACTTGGATAAAATCTTCCACTGCTGGTGTTTTTTATGGAGGAATGATTATTGTCATGTGGCCAATTCTTGAAACTGGTGTACTAACTGCAGATGTTGCAGCCCAGTATATTGTTTCCTGTATGCAAATGGCAAGAAGTGCGGAAATTGGTTTGTTTATCCATCGTTATGAAATGATTATGATTGCGTTTTTTGCGTTATCCATTTTAACACAAATTATTATGACGTTTCTCTGTTCATCCATCGCCGTTCAAAAGCTATTAGGATTAAAAGATTATCGTCCAGTTATTATTCCAGTAGGACTTATTTTGAGTGGCTCTTGCTATTGGCTGGTAAAGGATCATCATCGAGCTATGCACTTTATTGAAGGACCGTGGGTGATGTTGAGTATTGGAACTGTAGTTGGGTTAGTTTCTATCCTGTGCCTTGCTGGTTTGATTTTTCGGAAGAAATGGAAAACGAATTATGAGGTAAAGCAATAG